The Candidatus Poribacteria bacterium genome has a segment encoding these proteins:
- a CDS encoding cytochrome c: protein MRHLVVIIVMIMVWLNGLIWLAKQVDPSTKYQSEVEYKYARYCAGCHGNNGEGNGRIGRFKRLDPADLTDSDLWDMHSDEQLLDSINAGKDDMPAFYYYLSDEEQREILAYIKEMFRP from the coding sequence ATGAGACACCTTGTGGTCATTATCGTCATGATTATGGTATGGCTCAACGGCTTAATCTGGTTGGCTAAGCAGGTTGACCCGAGTACGAAGTATCAGTCAGAGGTTGAATACAAGTACGCTCGGTATTGCGCTGGATGCCATGGCAACAACGGAGAGGGCAACGGACGCATCGGACGTTTCAAAAGGTTGGATCCCGCAGACCTGACAGACAGCGATCTCTGGGATATGCACAGTGATGAACAATTGCTGGATAGCATCAATGCTGGAAAGGACGATATGCCGGCGTTCTACTATTACCTCAGTGATGAGGAACAACGGGAGATTCTCGCCTATATTAAGGAGATGTTTCGTCCGTAA
- a CDS encoding cytochrome ubiquinol oxidase subunit I: MKISKKRIYLILGCVLFAYAVMAVAPVFAQDATEAEYRAFPKIGSRNAAWIAAQLHLLFGSFILGVPMFAVIIEFIGWKTKDMRYDRMAQEFIKLCMGAFSTTALLGGVLVFILIWCYPKVMTKLSGIFGPTMIFYVILFFGETFTLYLYSYGWDKMQGRHKGWHLFLGVLLNVFGTAIMFVSNSWLSYQTSPATQYGVLSEGRRKSWIEEKLAADPALTPETAMEGVTSHTMVPLHNETTGEFMGTVWDAVNNFTWMPVNIHRLVGNIAFGGSIVAAYAAFRFLVAKTKEDKAHYDWMGYTGNFIALCGLIPLPFLGYWLGREIYMFNNTMGINMMGSLFSWLFIIQAVMIGVLFIGANYYLWSGMGRIEGAEIYARYRPYMITVIVICVAIWMTPRTLSKISTASELSAMGGANHPHLGLFGLMTAKNTAVNIIILTTFLSFLFYRRSGKTPTASWKKVGNIAISSIFFLATISIVVIGIVGFTVPTDLRVNILTPYQVLVALAVMAVVTILDIFMYRKATTSGTIKWGEMTDRSQYVLILVAITFTSLMGLMGYARSGLREAWHIFGVMQDTSADAFTPLLSEAVNMVAIIMVIFFALVGFIFWLGLWGEKKKQEAATTAEAAVPAEGDD; encoded by the coding sequence ATGAAAATATCTAAAAAGAGAATCTATCTTATACTTGGCTGTGTACTCTTCGCTTATGCCGTGATGGCTGTTGCGCCGGTATTTGCACAGGACGCAACCGAGGCAGAATATCGCGCCTTCCCGAAGATTGGTAGCCGAAATGCAGCATGGATCGCTGCCCAACTCCACCTGTTGTTCGGATCTTTTATTCTCGGGGTCCCAATGTTTGCCGTTATCATTGAATTTATCGGCTGGAAGACAAAGGACATGCGATATGACCGGATGGCGCAGGAGTTTATCAAGCTCTGTATGGGCGCGTTTTCAACGACAGCCTTGCTCGGTGGTGTGCTCGTCTTCATCCTCATCTGGTGTTATCCCAAGGTCATGACGAAACTCAGTGGGATATTCGGACCGACGATGATTTTTTACGTCATCCTATTCTTCGGCGAAACCTTTACGCTTTACCTTTACTCCTACGGATGGGATAAGATGCAGGGACGTCATAAGGGATGGCATCTCTTCCTCGGCGTGCTTCTGAATGTATTCGGCACTGCGATTATGTTCGTTTCTAACTCGTGGTTGAGTTACCAAACCAGTCCGGCAACCCAATACGGCGTACTCTCCGAAGGAAGACGGAAATCTTGGATTGAGGAGAAATTGGCTGCAGATCCAGCACTCACGCCTGAAACCGCTATGGAAGGTGTCACAAGCCATACAATGGTGCCGCTCCACAATGAGACAACAGGCGAGTTCATGGGAACCGTTTGGGATGCTGTCAACAATTTTACATGGATGCCTGTTAATATCCATCGTCTCGTCGGTAACATTGCCTTCGGGGGCTCGATTGTGGCGGCTTATGCAGCGTTCCGATTCCTCGTCGCGAAGACGAAAGAGGACAAAGCCCACTACGATTGGATGGGCTATACCGGAAACTTCATCGCGCTCTGTGGATTGATACCCCTGCCTTTCCTCGGTTATTGGCTCGGTAGAGAAATCTACATGTTCAATAACACAATGGGCATTAACATGATGGGTAGCCTCTTCTCTTGGTTATTTATTATTCAGGCAGTGATGATTGGTGTCCTGTTTATTGGCGCGAACTACTACCTCTGGTCAGGCATGGGACGGATCGAAGGGGCGGAGATCTATGCACGATACCGTCCGTATATGATTACCGTTATCGTTATTTGTGTCGCAATCTGGATGACCCCGCGGACGCTCTCTAAAATTTCAACTGCCAGTGAACTGAGCGCGATGGGCGGTGCAAACCACCCACACCTCGGATTGTTCGGCTTGATGACTGCCAAAAATACGGCAGTTAACATCATCATTCTCACGACTTTCTTGAGTTTCCTATTTTATCGGCGTTCCGGTAAGACACCTACGGCAAGTTGGAAAAAGGTTGGCAACATCGCTATTTCTTCGATCTTTTTCCTCGCGACCATCTCAATCGTGGTTATCGGCATCGTTGGGTTTACCGTTCCGACAGATTTGCGGGTCAATATCCTTACGCCTTATCAGGTCTTGGTTGCGCTCGCGGTGATGGCAGTTGTCACAATCCTTGATATTTTCATGTACCGCAAGGCGACAACGTCCGGCACTATCAAATGGGGCGAAATGACAGACCGCTCCCAATATGTGTTAATTCTCGTTGCCATTACGTTCACGTCCTTGATGGGACTGATGGGATACGCACGCTCAGGGCTTCGAGAGGCGTGGCATATCTTCGGAGTCATGCAGGATACCTCTGCTGATGCCTTTACACCGCTTCTCAGCGAGGCAGTGAACATGGTAGCAATTATCATGGTGATTTTCTTCGCACTCGTTGGGTTTATTTTCTGGCTCGGTTTGTGGGGCGAAAAGAAGAAGCAAGAAGCAGCAACTACCGCCGAAGCAGCGGTTCCTGCTGAAGGTGATGACTAA
- a CDS encoding cytochrome c yields MKRLSLFTICLIILIGSWAVLRFAVGGIVSVPIPGSVIAMYMGLVIIAILVHISVEDSLFREFLRPIRETLVEDKRRVRRRIIAVLIPLFLLGYTYSIIAQRANPPGSPRDAHPSPPLELTYKDEVIGTMQDVVNPFRHYEKDDPEAFKAHVENGRRVYYQNCFYCHGDHLDGQGHFASHLQPLPANFQDPGIIPNFQESFFFWRIAKGGPGLPAAGTPWDSAMPIWEDYLTKDEIWDVILFLSEYTGYQPRTFGEGH; encoded by the coding sequence ATGAAAAGACTGTCGCTCTTCACAATATGTCTCATAATTCTGATTGGTTCTTGGGCCGTACTACGATTTGCCGTTGGCGGTATCGTCTCAGTACCGATACCAGGCAGCGTAATTGCGATGTATATGGGGTTAGTTATAATCGCTATCTTGGTGCATATCTCCGTTGAGGATTCACTCTTTCGGGAATTTCTACGCCCCATCCGTGAAACACTCGTCGAGGACAAACGTCGAGTTCGCCGACGCATTATCGCGGTGTTAATCCCGTTGTTCCTGCTCGGCTATACCTATTCGATTATCGCCCAGCGCGCAAATCCTCCTGGAAGCCCACGTGACGCACACCCATCGCCGCCGCTTGAATTAACCTACAAAGATGAGGTTATCGGCACGATGCAAGATGTTGTGAACCCCTTCCGGCATTATGAAAAAGATGATCCAGAGGCGTTCAAGGCGCATGTTGAGAACGGCAGGCGTGTGTATTATCAGAACTGCTTTTACTGCCATGGGGATCACCTTGATGGACAGGGACACTTTGCGTCTCACCTCCAACCGCTGCCTGCTAATTTCCAAGATCCGGGGATTATTCCTAACTTCCAAGAGTCTTTCTTTTTTTGGCGGATAGCAAAGGGCGGACCGGGGTTACCTGCCGCTGGCACGCCTTGGGACTCGGCGATGCCTATCTGGGAAGACTACTTGACAAAAGACGAAATTTGGGACGTAATTCTCTTTCTATCCGAATACACCGGCTATCAGCCACGAACCTTTGGGGAGGGACACTAA
- a CDS encoding c-type cytochrome, giving the protein MRTRNVTLLILVLGLLCAVMSTHAQNAPEASEKGKEVYEQSCAHCHGTEGRGDGSAAENLLPRPRDFTRGLYKIRSTESGQLPTDQDLFDIITIGMPGSSMPGWETSLSANDRWEVVAYIKTFYDGFKEDEAPREISLEDKIPYSEQSVETGKELYVELGCVECHGNVGRGDGTSAPTLTDEWGFQTWPANLTQSWNFRGGADTEAIFKRFIGGIAGSPMPAFEGDSFLHFGLTVEESKRLTELENKDEMTEAEEEESGQFYEKMDEAVNIALNRVEGIELSAAEQQTYDDAMKVVYKKSWHLANYVKSLAPEERPEPAIGKNVLRSQYVQDALPGIEDAAWETLQARHFPLVGQVVIEPRQFNPTIDSVDIKSFYNDTEVAFLFTWDDRTHTTGDETDETTGKPLEDALAIQFPVKVPQGPTAPKPYFLGGGRLAVYLWHWKASTPEQVTELTAKGINNAQVQEAQGALQAQGVYTDGQYKLWVKRALKTDDKKDLQLEPGVFVPIAFSAWDGANGDVDTKRVMSSWYTFVLEPVPSSRRFVYPPLIAILSLGLLFGLRAVVQRRNSEV; this is encoded by the coding sequence ATGAGAACCAGAAATGTAACTCTCCTGATACTGGTCCTGGGACTGCTGTGTGCTGTTATGTCAACGCACGCCCAGAATGCTCCGGAAGCTTCTGAAAAAGGAAAAGAGGTATATGAACAGAGCTGCGCGCACTGCCACGGAACTGAAGGGAGAGGCGACGGTTCTGCCGCTGAGAATCTCCTTCCGAGACCGAGGGATTTCACACGCGGTTTGTATAAAATTCGGTCTACAGAGAGCGGGCAACTTCCGACCGATCAAGACCTCTTTGACATTATTACCATAGGGATGCCCGGATCGTCAATGCCCGGTTGGGAAACCTCCCTAAGTGCCAACGATCGTTGGGAAGTCGTGGCATATATTAAAACCTTTTACGATGGGTTCAAAGAAGATGAAGCACCACGGGAAATCAGTCTGGAAGATAAAATTCCTTATTCCGAGCAGAGTGTGGAAACCGGGAAGGAACTTTATGTTGAACTCGGTTGTGTTGAATGCCACGGGAACGTTGGTCGTGGTGACGGCACGTCCGCACCTACACTGACCGATGAATGGGGGTTCCAGACGTGGCCCGCGAATCTAACCCAAAGTTGGAATTTCCGGGGAGGGGCTGATACCGAAGCCATTTTCAAACGATTCATCGGCGGGATCGCAGGCTCACCTATGCCCGCATTTGAAGGCGATAGTTTCCTGCATTTCGGATTGACGGTGGAAGAATCCAAGCGTCTCACTGAATTGGAAAACAAAGACGAAATGACGGAAGCAGAGGAAGAGGAATCCGGGCAGTTTTACGAAAAAATGGATGAGGCTGTTAACATCGCACTCAATCGCGTGGAAGGCATAGAGTTGAGCGCGGCTGAGCAGCAGACGTATGATGACGCGATGAAGGTCGTCTATAAAAAGAGTTGGCATTTAGCGAACTACGTTAAATCTCTCGCGCCTGAAGAACGTCCGGAACCTGCGATCGGAAAAAACGTCCTCCGCTCACAATACGTGCAAGATGCGCTGCCGGGGATAGAGGATGCCGCATGGGAAACGCTTCAAGCCAGGCACTTCCCTCTTGTTGGACAAGTCGTCATTGAACCGCGACAGTTCAATCCAACAATTGATTCTGTGGACATCAAATCGTTCTACAATGACACGGAGGTCGCGTTCCTCTTCACGTGGGACGATCGGACACACACGACCGGTGACGAAACCGACGAGACGACAGGGAAACCCCTTGAGGACGCGTTGGCGATTCAATTTCCGGTGAAGGTGCCACAAGGTCCGACCGCACCGAAGCCTTATTTCTTAGGGGGCGGTAGGTTGGCGGTCTATCTCTGGCACTGGAAAGCCTCCACCCCTGAGCAGGTGACCGAACTCACCGCGAAGGGAATCAACAATGCCCAAGTTCAGGAAGCACAAGGCGCATTACAAGCGCAAGGTGTTTACACAGATGGGCAATACAAATTATGGGTAAAACGTGCCTTGAAGACCGATGACAAGAAGGACTTACAACTTGAGCCCGGTGTCTTTGTGCCTATCGCCTTCTCTGCATGGGACGGCGCGAACGGTGATGTTGACACAAAACGGGTCATGTCCAGTTGGTATACTTTTGTCCTTGAACCCGTTCCGTCTTCAAGACGGTTCGTTTATCCGCCTTTGATTGCGATTCTCTCTCTTGGCTTGCTCTTCGGTCTACGAGCAGTCGTGCAACGGAGAAATTCGGAAGTCTAA
- a CDS encoding ATP-binding cassette domain-containing protein → MIDVENLSHSYQKRRALDNVSFSVSCGEVFGLLGPNGSGKTTLFRILSTLMPVTSGTVRVLGYDLTTEVKAVRKLLGVVFQHPGLDGKLTVVENLRHHGHLYGLAGKSLHYRISELLEHFGVADRAKESVERLSGGLQRRVEIAKAMLHSPRVLLLDEPTSGLDVAARRQLNDYLGALAHTENILVLLTTHLLDDAEVCNRVGILDVGRLVALGAPNELKAQIGGDVVLIECVDNEVLHTEIVENFGISPVLTDNQLRVECERGHEFIRDLVAAFPDEIQSVRFGKPTLEDVFIKLTGNPFV, encoded by the coding sequence GTGATTGACGTAGAAAATCTCTCGCATTCATATCAGAAACGGCGCGCGCTTGACAATGTCAGCTTCAGCGTCTCATGCGGCGAGGTTTTCGGGCTTCTCGGACCGAACGGGAGTGGAAAAACCACTCTTTTTAGAATCCTGTCTACACTGATGCCGGTCACCTCTGGAACTGTTCGTGTTCTCGGATACGACTTAACCACCGAGGTGAAGGCAGTTCGGAAACTCTTGGGAGTTGTTTTCCAACACCCAGGGCTGGATGGCAAACTCACCGTTGTCGAGAATTTGCGGCACCACGGACACCTCTATGGACTTGCTGGCAAATCCCTGCACTACCGAATTTCCGAACTCCTCGAGCATTTCGGGGTCGCGGATAGAGCGAAAGAATCTGTTGAACGCTTATCCGGTGGTTTACAAAGACGCGTTGAAATCGCAAAAGCGATGCTCCATTCCCCCCGGGTTCTACTCCTTGACGAACCGACGAGTGGATTGGATGTCGCTGCACGCCGGCAACTCAATGACTATCTCGGCGCACTCGCGCATACGGAGAATATCCTCGTTCTGCTGACGACGCATCTACTTGATGATGCTGAGGTGTGCAATAGGGTCGGTATTCTGGATGTAGGTAGGCTCGTCGCTCTCGGAGCACCTAATGAACTCAAGGCGCAAATCGGTGGAGATGTTGTCCTCATAGAATGCGTAGACAATGAAGTCCTCCACACCGAGATCGTTGAGAATTTCGGCATTTCGCCGGTGTTGACCGATAATCAGCTTCGGGTTGAATGTGAACGCGGGCATGAGTTCATCCGAGATTTAGTCGCCGCCTTTCCAGATGAGATTCAATCGGTTCGATTTGGGAAACCGACACTGGAGGATGTGTTTATAAAATTGACGGGCAATCCATTCGTGTAG
- a CDS encoding ABC transporter permease produces the protein MTTIWWREVIRFYRQRSRLFSAIAQPLVFWLLIGSGLSASFQPSGETDELSYIEYFYPGIVVLVLLFTSIFATISVVNDRREGFLQGVLVAPVPRWQIILAQALGGTTLAVLQGVLLLLLAPMTGIRFGAASLFATLGVMALLAFGLTNLGLLIAWRMESTQGFHAIMNLLLIPIWLLSGAFFPSTGVPGWLEWTMKFNPLTYGLAAFRQSLYLDTAAKAIGEGPAWTLSLLITGLFCVLTYLGATLTASAQTN, from the coding sequence ATTACAACGATATGGTGGCGCGAAGTCATCAGGTTTTATCGCCAACGGAGTCGACTCTTCAGTGCTATCGCACAACCCTTAGTATTTTGGTTGCTCATCGGGAGCGGTTTGAGTGCCTCTTTTCAGCCCTCTGGTGAAACAGACGAGCTCAGTTATATCGAGTACTTTTATCCCGGCATTGTCGTTTTGGTCTTGCTTTTTACGTCCATTTTCGCTACAATCTCTGTCGTGAATGACCGACGTGAAGGCTTCTTGCAAGGTGTACTCGTGGCTCCCGTGCCGAGGTGGCAGATTATACTCGCACAAGCATTAGGCGGCACGACGTTAGCAGTCTTGCAAGGCGTTCTGCTACTACTCCTTGCACCCATGACCGGTATCCGATTCGGTGCAGCGTCGCTCTTTGCCACGCTCGGTGTAATGGCACTTTTGGCGTTTGGTTTGACAAACCTCGGACTGCTCATCGCATGGCGGATGGAATCAACGCAAGGGTTTCATGCGATTATGAACCTCCTGCTGATTCCGATATGGCTCCTCTCTGGCGCGTTTTTTCCGAGTACGGGCGTGCCTGGTTGGTTAGAATGGACAATGAAATTCAATCCGTTAACGTATGGGCTTGCCGCTTTTCGGCAGAGCCTTTACCTTGACACCGCCGCGAAGGCAATTGGAGAGGGACCGGCGTGGACACTCTCTCTGCTGATTACCGGTCTGTTTTGTGTTTTGACGTATTTAGGGGCAACGCTTACCGCGTCTGCACAAACGAATTAG
- the coxB gene encoding cytochrome c oxidase subunit II yields the protein MLQWLPENVSTFGQSVDSLFYAIYYLTLVVFILVMGTLIVFLIKYRHQEGKRADYIEGSTTLEIVWTAATTVIVFGLAMLSYPQWNNIKSPTQFPENPDVVVQVSGKQFNWDMTYPGPDNEFGTDDDLVLENELHVPINAVVHIRLTSVDVIHSFFVPQLRLKQDSLPNRFINVWFEATKAGRYEIPCAELCGFGHSGMLGYLNVHTQENYDAWVQERWPQ from the coding sequence ATGCTGCAATGGCTCCCAGAGAACGTATCAACGTTCGGGCAAAGCGTTGATAGCCTCTTTTACGCTATCTATTATCTTACCCTCGTTGTGTTCATCCTTGTGATGGGAACCCTTATCGTTTTCCTGATTAAGTATCGTCATCAGGAGGGGAAGAGGGCGGACTACATTGAAGGTAGCACAACGCTGGAAATTGTCTGGACCGCCGCTACAACGGTAATTGTCTTCGGACTCGCGATGCTCAGTTACCCGCAGTGGAATAATATTAAATCGCCAACACAATTTCCTGAGAATCCAGATGTCGTTGTCCAGGTCAGTGGGAAACAGTTTAACTGGGATATGACCTATCCCGGTCCCGATAACGAGTTCGGAACAGATGATGACTTGGTATTAGAAAACGAATTGCATGTGCCGATCAACGCGGTCGTGCATATCCGCTTAACCTCCGTGGATGTCATCCACAGTTTTTTTGTGCCACAATTGCGACTGAAACAGGATAGTTTGCCCAACCGATTTATCAACGTCTGGTTTGAGGCAACAAAGGCAGGTCGTTATGAAATTCCGTGCGCTGAATTGTGTGGATTTGGACACTCCGGAATGCTCGGGTATCTCAATGTGCATACGCAAGAAAACTACGATGCCTGGGTGCAAGAAAGATGGCCTCAGTAG
- a CDS encoding cbb3-type cytochrome c oxidase subunit I gives MHDNEHASHHHEESFIRKYIFSLDHKMIGKQFLVYGLIMFFVGGGLALLFRWQLAYPERPLPIIGASQQYMDEGEVVTGADRMWENIYESEKEEWLEVNMPNGVVEPAFYNMLFTMHATIMVFFVVVPILVGTFGNFLIPLMIGTRDMAFPILNMLSFWLAVLAAIIMAIGFFVPGGHAAAGWTGYAPLSADPQWTGVEWGQNLWAISLLIQGFSSLVGSINYITTIINMRAPGMTFFRLPLVIWSLFIVAILLLLAFPVLSSALALLIFDRLAGTTFFSATVEGGGDPLLWQHLFWFFGHPEVYILILPGMGIASELIAVFSRKPIFGYRSMVYAMIAIAFLGWIVWGHHMFQSGMRPGLGSVFMTTTMLIAVPSAIKTFNWLGTMFRGAIRFTTPMLHGIAFVSMFVIGGLSGIYMANTPVDIFIHDTYYIVAHIHYVVFGGSLFAIFGGIIFWFPKMYGRYMNDVLSKIHFWLTFVAFNCTFFPMHILGIGGHMRRISNPTQYEFLQEPTTIKFLMWQFEFQGFVGMNIFITMSAFTLGFAQLILVFNFFWSIYRGKVAEQNPWQVTTLEWEAPTPVPHGNFGQIPTVYRGPYEYSVPGEEDDWTPQARPEHAPATSGD, from the coding sequence ATGCACGATAACGAACATGCGTCACATCATCACGAAGAAAGTTTTATTAGAAAATACATCTTTTCGCTCGACCACAAGATGATCGGCAAGCAGTTCCTTGTCTACGGACTGATTATGTTTTTCGTCGGGGGTGGGCTCGCGCTCCTCTTTAGATGGCAACTCGCCTATCCCGAAAGACCTTTACCGATTATCGGTGCTTCACAACAGTACATGGATGAAGGTGAAGTTGTCACCGGGGCTGACAGGATGTGGGAGAATATTTATGAGTCCGAGAAAGAGGAGTGGCTTGAGGTAAACATGCCCAATGGGGTCGTCGAACCGGCATTTTACAACATGCTGTTTACGATGCATGCCACTATTATGGTCTTCTTCGTTGTGGTTCCCATCTTGGTGGGGACTTTCGGAAATTTCCTGATTCCGTTGATGATTGGAACACGCGATATGGCGTTTCCTATCCTCAACATGCTTTCATTTTGGCTCGCGGTTCTCGCTGCAATTATTATGGCAATCGGGTTCTTTGTACCCGGCGGTCACGCCGCTGCTGGATGGACAGGCTACGCACCGCTCTCCGCCGATCCGCAGTGGACGGGGGTCGAGTGGGGACAAAACCTCTGGGCAATTAGTTTACTCATTCAAGGGTTTTCCTCGCTGGTAGGCTCTATTAACTACATCACGACGATCATTAATATGCGCGCACCTGGGATGACGTTCTTCCGACTCCCGTTAGTTATCTGGTCGCTTTTCATCGTCGCGATCCTGTTGCTACTCGCTTTCCCCGTGCTGTCGTCTGCGCTCGCACTTCTCATCTTTGATAGGCTTGCGGGAACGACGTTCTTCTCTGCAACAGTTGAAGGCGGCGGAGACCCGCTCTTATGGCAGCACCTTTTCTGGTTCTTTGGACACCCTGAGGTCTATATTCTCATCTTGCCCGGTATGGGTATCGCTTCTGAATTAATTGCTGTCTTTTCACGGAAACCGATCTTTGGATACCGTTCTATGGTCTACGCAATGATCGCCATTGCGTTTTTGGGATGGATTGTCTGGGGGCATCACATGTTCCAAAGTGGAATGCGACCCGGACTCGGTTCTGTGTTCATGACGACAACCATGCTCATTGCGGTGCCGTCAGCCATCAAGACATTTAACTGGCTCGGCACAATGTTCCGGGGTGCAATCCGATTCACAACACCCATGCTCCACGGGATCGCTTTCGTCTCAATGTTTGTGATTGGTGGATTGAGCGGTATCTACATGGCAAACACACCTGTTGACATCTTCATCCACGATACATACTACATTGTCGCACATATTCACTATGTGGTGTTCGGCGGAAGTCTGTTCGCTATTTTCGGCGGCATCATCTTCTGGTTCCCGAAGATGTATGGGCGTTATATGAACGATGTGCTCTCCAAAATTCATTTTTGGCTGACGTTCGTCGCGTTCAACTGCACCTTCTTCCCGATGCATATTCTCGGCATCGGTGGACACATGCGGCGTATCTCCAACCCGACGCAATATGAATTCCTACAGGAACCAACAACGATTAAGTTTTTAATGTGGCAGTTTGAATTCCAAGGATTTGTAGGGATGAATATTTTTATCACGATGAGTGCGTTTACCCTCGGATTTGCACAGTTGATACTGGTCTTTAACTTCTTCTGGAGCATTTACCGTGGGAAAGTTGCCGAACAGAATCCGTGGCAGGTGACGACATTGGAGTGGGAGGCACCTACACCTGTCCCACACGGCAATTTCGGTCAAATTCCGACTGTCTACCGGGGTCCCTATGAATATAGTGTTCCGGGTGAAGAGGATGACTGGACACCGCAGGCACGACCTGAACATGCCCCCGCAACAAGCGGCGACTAA
- a CDS encoding COX15/CtaA family protein: MDGRKSGDPIFQSSNLPPNYSPWLHRTARLTAGATFLLIVIGGIVTSTESGLAVPDWPTTFGYNMFLYPLSEMVGGILYEHSHRLMGSLVGLLTVGLFVFLLVRDSRKWLKWLGLAALVAVIVQGVLGGLRVTQINRNFAIVHACLAQAFFALLCGIAWFTSRDWQQDKGEPDRRSAISNQQSVKRFSFNKNPLAESREPKAESHLKAQKLRRLSLITTCLIYVQLIFGAILRHTGSRLDAHLLFAFLVALHIFLLVRRFLSMSSETQRIGQSMPMLLLGLLAIQLMLGTGAFFAKLTAFGETFATALTVTITTAHVAVGALMLVSSFVLTLKIYRFTDASVVVGAPTRDALLTE; this comes from the coding sequence ATGGATGGGAGGAAGAGTGGAGATCCAATCTTCCAATCTTCCAACCTTCCTCCCAATTATAGTCCATGGCTTCACAGAACGGCACGCCTCACCGCAGGCGCAACTTTCTTATTGATTGTCATCGGCGGGATTGTCACAAGTACAGAATCCGGATTAGCAGTGCCTGATTGGCCGACAACCTTTGGGTATAATATGTTCCTCTATCCACTGTCAGAAATGGTAGGAGGCATCCTTTACGAACATAGTCATCGGCTCATGGGTTCTCTTGTTGGACTTTTGACGGTTGGTCTCTTTGTTTTCCTTTTGGTGAGAGATTCACGCAAATGGCTGAAATGGCTTGGGCTTGCCGCGCTGGTCGCTGTCATTGTGCAAGGTGTTCTCGGTGGGCTTCGGGTTACACAGATTAATCGCAACTTCGCGATCGTGCATGCATGCCTCGCACAAGCGTTCTTTGCTCTGCTTTGCGGAATTGCTTGGTTCACCTCTCGCGATTGGCAACAGGATAAAGGGGAACCAGACAGGCGATCAGCAATCAGCAATCAGCAGTCGGTAAAGAGGTTTTCGTTTAACAAAAACCCTCTTGCTGAAAGCCGAGAGCCGAAAGCCGAAAGCCATCTTAAAGCACAGAAGCTGCGGCGGTTAAGCCTGATTACGACATGCCTCATTTATGTGCAGCTCATCTTTGGCGCGATTTTGCGGCATACTGGAAGCAGATTGGACGCACATCTTCTCTTCGCTTTCTTGGTTGCCCTGCATATCTTTCTATTGGTAAGACGTTTTCTCAGCATGAGCAGTGAGACACAGAGAATTGGGCAATCGATGCCGATGTTATTGTTGGGTTTGCTTGCGATTCAGTTGATGCTCGGCACGGGGGCATTTTTCGCGAAGCTTACCGCTTTCGGGGAAACCTTCGCAACCGCACTCACGGTCACGATCACGACTGCGCATGTCGCAGTCGGAGCACTTATGTTGGTAAGCAGTTTTGTGCTTACCCTGAAAATCTATCGGTTCACCGATGCATCGGTAGTTGTCGGGGCACCCACGAGGGATGCCTTGCTGACAGAATAA